A part of Chanodichthys erythropterus isolate Z2021 chromosome 4, ASM2448905v1, whole genome shotgun sequence genomic DNA contains:
- the emilin1a gene encoding EMILIN-1-A, producing the protein MAQYFFYLFALLALILPGDIWGAGTYASRYTQHVDESQSGSAAQSGSKLTSRHRNWCAYVVTRTVSCVMEDGVETYVKPEYQRCAWGQCSHAVLYRTYRRPRYKVAYKMVTEMEWKCCRGYSGDDCGEGSSATQDSSGRQTGEEGRSDNKIGQLEEQIQSLNKDLHNLQSTLYNMNKKIHEGSRREGISGGNNLADAAQPGMKETIHSIQTKLDMLDNMTQVHDKTLTSINNHLVGGNGIGNELDSRYGTFKEEILRELERRVTLSCSSCQTGVESIQRQQQEDRERIRELEKHISVMEQHHRQSVEMLERELSRSQSCCDSLSDLDRRLGAIERKVSSTAETYDILRGRLEKELRGSGNGNGGRGKALDEKLNSRLRDLERRLNGTVRKTEQKCYHTETSMKEFVQREIGQIKNSVLNRNDDHGYRISTMEIDVQDLKRFLNDHKTNLERLGNKTNDLDSGLKSAIHLCTETCGPKGSETADTVKSLEWKVIANEEDIKKFDTKLKDLSVSGVSLFDRIEDLSHDIQKIKDLTGHDGEHFNQIITDVENMGRDCDVCTSIDNELKKIRNITSYSFNTFQEELTDLHRKVDSGENACSQVCSNLQEEVGKLKEEVEKCTGQCMNHMTDIQRSIDKQNTITRRLGKDLNSIQGELTGVIQTFNSVNDTLKGLRNTIQRHGNSISDLDTSHDKIYSELDQIQDDFNKHKEDSKGRFDGISSFNSNLMIEMGECKLSREGLDKRLSKLEGVCSRLDLLSENLQIIKDGLSKHVSGLWTCVNDLNSTVISHGEAINSIHDVHLGQIHGRMNNLNSSILHVLKEFQIFTEQDFTGPPGLPGPQGERGSKGPPGPLGPPGREGPQGKVGPVGPPGLRGEQGPPGEDANVPRLSFSAALTKPQDSAGTIVFDMVFVNERKAYNQKTGMFTAPVTGRYFFSAVLTGHKKVKIEAVLSRSNQGIARGDSAGYQPEGLEKPMAEARHTPGSLVIFNIILPLQEGETVYIDLVTGKLAGSVEPLTIFSGMLLYEETENR; encoded by the exons ATGGCACAATATTTCTTTTACTTATTCGCTCTGTTGGCTCTGATTTTGCCTGGAGATATTTGGGGAGCGGGAACTTACGCGTCAAGATACACTCAACATGTGGATGAGAGTCAGTCTGGATCTGCTGCACAGAGTGGATCTAAGTTGACCAGCAGACATAG AAACTGGTGTGCCTACGTAGTGACACGAACTGTAAGCTGTGTAATGGAAGATGGAGTGGAGACCTATGTGAAACCTGAATACCAGCGCTGTGCTTGGGGACAATGTTCCCATGCGGTTTT GTATCGGACTTATAGAAGACCACGGTACAAGGTTGCCTATAAAATGGTCACAGAGATGGAATGGAAGTGCTGTCGTGGTTACTCAGGTGATGACTGTGGTGAAGGCTCCTCTGCCACACAGGACAGCAGCGGCAGACAGACTGGTGAAGAAG GAAGAAGTGATAACAAGATTGGACAACTTGAGGAACAAATTCAAAGCTTGAATAAAGACCTTCACAACCTCCAGTCAACTTTATACAACATGAATAAGAAAATTCATGAGGGATCTCGAAGGGAAGGCATCAGTGGCGGCAACAATCTGGCCGATGCTGCCCAGCCAGGGATGAAGGAGACCATTCACAGCATCCAGACCAAACTGGACATGCTGGACAACATGACACAGGTCCATGACAAGACCCTCACAAGCATCAACAACCACCTTGTGGGCGGCAATGGAATTGGAAACGAGTTGGACAGCCGGTATGGCACATTTAAAGAGGAGATTCTCAGGGAGCTGGAACGGCGGGTGACGCTATCTTGCTCGTCTTGCCAAACTGGAGTGGAGAGCATTCAAAGGCAACAGCAGGAAGACCGAGAGAGGATCCGTGAGTTGGAGAAGCACATCAGTGTGATGGAGCAGCACCACCGTCAAAGTGTAGAGATGCTTGAGAGGGAGCTATCACGCTCTCAGAGTTGCTGCGATTCCCTGAGCGACCTTGACAGGAGGCTTGGGGCCATTGAGAGGAAGGTCAGTTCGACGGCAGAGACGTACGATATCCTAAGAGGACGTCTTGAGAAAGAGTTGAGAGGATCAGGCAATGGAAATGGTGGTCGAGGAAAAGCACTTGATGAAAAACTGAACAGTCGTCTTAGAGACCTGGAGAGAAGACTGAATGGGACTGTGAGAAAAACCGAGCAAAAATGCTACCATACTGAAACAAGTATGAAGGAGTTTGTCCAGAGAGAGATCGGCCAGATAAAGAACTCTGTCCTCAATCGAAATGATGATCATGGTTATAGAATATCTACCATGGAAATAGACGTCCAAGACTTGAAACGTTTCTTGAATGATCACAAAACTAACCTGGAACGGTTAGGGAACAAAACAAATGATCTCGACAGCGGGCTTAAATCAGCGATTCATTTGTGCACAGAGACGTGCGGTCCAAAAGGGAGTGAGACAGCAGATACTGTGAAAAGCCTGGAATGGAAGGTTATTGCCAATGAGGAGGACATTAAGAAGTTTGACACCAAGCTAAAGGATTTAAGTGTGTCTGGTGTCTCCTTATTTGACCGTATTGAAGATCTAAGCCATGACATCCAAAAAATTAAGGATCTGACAGGACACGATGGAGAACACTTTAACCAAATCATCACCGATGTAGAGAATATGGGACGTGATTGCGACGTATGTACTTCGATAGATAACGAGCTcaaaaaaataagaaacatAACCAGCTATTCTTTTAACACGTTCCAGGAAGAACTTACAGATTTACACAGAAAGGTAGATTCAGGTGAGAATGCTTGCTCGCAGGTATGCTCAAACCTCCAGGAGGAAGTGGGCAAATTAAAAGAAGAGGTAGAGAAATGCACAGGCCAATGTATGAACCACATGACTGACATTCAAAGGAGCATAGATAAACAAAACACTATAACTCGCAGGCTTGGCAAAGACCTTAATTCCATTCAGGGTGAGCTCACAGGAGTAATCCAAACGTTTAACTCCGTCAATGACACTCTGAAAGGCCTCAGAAACACCATACAGAGGCACGGCAACTCTATTTCTGATCTGGACACGTCTCATGACAAAATTTACTCAGAGTTAGATCAGATTCAGGATGATTTTAACAAGCACAAAGAAGACAGTAAAGGACGTTTTGACGGCATCAGTAGCTTTAACAGCAATTTGATGATTGAAATGGGAGAATGCAAACTTTCTCGAGAAGGGCTGGATAAGAGGCTCTCGAAGTTAGAGGGTGTCTGCAGTAGACTGGATTTATTGTCAGAGAACCTTCAGATTATCAAAGATGGCCTGAGCAAACATGTCTCTGGGCTTTGGACATGTGTTAATGACCTAAACTCCACAGTTATTTCTCACGGTGAGGCCATCAATAGCATTCATGATGTTCACTTAGGGCAGATTCATGGCAGGATGAACAACCTCAACTCTTCCATACTGCATGTTCTCAAGGAGTTCCAGATCTTCACTGAACAGGACTTTACTG GACCTCCTGGACTACCTGGTCCTCAAGGAGAGAGAGGATCCAAAGGACCACCTGGGCCACTAGGACCTCCAGGCAGAGAAGGACCACAAGGGAAAGTGGGGCCAGTAGGACCCCCag GCCTCAGAGGTGAACAAG GACCTCCTGGAGAGGATGCCAACGTTCCAAGACTGTCATTCTCAGCAGCGCTCACAAAACCACAAGACAGTGCAGGCACTATTGTCTTCGACATGGTCTTTGTCAATGAAAGAAAGGCCTACAATCAAAAGACAG GTATGTTCACTGCTCCTGTGACGGGGCGATACTTCTTCAGCGCAGTCCTGACAGGTCACAAGAAAGTCAAGATTGAGGCAGTCTTGTCCAGATCTAATCAGGGTATTGCCCGCGGAGATTCAGCAGGATATCAGCCTGAGGGTCTTGAGAAACCCATGGCCGAGGCACGGCACACTCCTGGCTCCCTGGTCATCTTCAACATCATACTTCCTCTGCAGGAGGGAGAGACTGTCTACATTGACCTGGTCACAGGTAAACTTGCCGGCTCAGTGGAGCCCCTGACGATCTTCAGTGGGATGTTGCTCTACGAGGAAACAGAGAACAGATAA
- the ankef1a gene encoding ankyrin repeat and EF-hand domain-containing protein 1a has translation MSGTLAKERLEVLQIYRLLQCVQDGDKPYIEKLISMGVDDLINLTEPHEGNGVLHLASVANNPDMLEFLVAQGACPDVQDRRGRTPLMLAAELGYDGIVSLLAKRNADMKLVDNEGKGLLFYCIHPTKRHMHCLQVALTGNADVNNVSEAGMPVFLLACEQSQDCEGMCLSILERGADPNATNQETGRTALMEATRAGAIDLVRAILRKGGNVNALDKKRFHSAHFAAERGFFEIIKVLSAYAADFGVVTKEGDTPLHFAASGGYTDCCRFLAQRGCNPKLKNQEGLLPRQIAKDCGHKATVKELKKAERLYGKFSKGMGGTNEPWALTLHDWSHENENALRSAFESASDGIMGIEVVSRVTFVSVLQELHVPLDDDQIHTLLLALDKRREGFININDFLRGLKYLPKIYVMASYGPKKKKASKAGKAKKTKFNPPMPICTVPPDLIHRRDDGGPPHFMIESYQHATDTHRYDRDHRPGHPIEDDTSWYIEEPEKIYINMNYCAKTGDIESLRLALSQKVPVDVKDRFYKTPLMAACASGNYEVAKFLLDNGADVNACDQFSWTPLHHACHAGQLDIIQLLVEAGASVDPPTLNGATPLMRAIESCRPSCVEYLIKAGAKINAVNKTEQNCLDVAHAYADFRVVDLVQAKINMQPRPKDNKKPQHVKVHRKPTPASTPGSTKEKQGTVPTPTASSNSAVKKAMKKDSVIVHSTQITSGKLNKLDISFVPRTTWQNQLTTSELIEKKARRRQRFSFEVDFDDFKMPFNKNIQKKSMEFDLTD, from the exons ATGTCAGGCACCCTGGCCAAGGAAAGGCTTGAGGTTTTGCAGATCTACCGGCTGCTTCAGTGCGTCCAGGATGGAGATAAGCCGTACATAGAGAAATTAATCAGCATGGGTGTTGATGACCTCATCAATCTCACAGAGCCACACGAGGGGAATGGTGTCCTGCACCTGGCGTCGGTGGCCAACAATCCTGACATGCTGGAGTTCCTCGTAGCTCAGGGTGCCTGTCCAGACGTGCAGGACAGGAGGGGGCGGACACCGCTGATGCTGGCCGCAGAGCTCGGATATGACGGTATCGTGTCTCTACTGGCCAAGAGGAACGCCGACATGAAACTTGTAGACAATGAAGGGAAag GCTTGCTCTTCTACTGCATCCACCCTACCAAAAGGCACATGCACTGCCTCCAGGTGGCCCTTACAGGCAATGCAGATGTCAACAATGTTTCAGAAGCTGGGATGCCAGTGTTCTTGCTGGCCTGCGAGCAATCTCAGGACTGTGAGGGAATGTGTCTCAGTATCCTAGAGAGAGGAGCAGACCCCAATGCTACAAATCAA GAAACAGGTCGGACAGCTCTGATGGAGGCCACCAGAGCGGGAGCAATAGATCTTGTGAGAGCCATCCTCAGGAAAGGAGGAAACGTCAATGCTCTGGATAAAAAGCGATTCCACTCAGCTCACTTTGCGGCTGAAAGAGGCTTCTTTGAA ATCATTAAGGTGCTGTCTGCATATGCAGCAGATTTTGGAGTAGTAACAAAAGAGGGGGATACACCGCTGCACTTCGCTGCCTCTGGTGGCTACACAGATTGCTGCAGGTTTCTAGCTCAAAGAG GATGCAATCCCAAATTGAAGAATCAAGAAGGTCTGCTTCCTCGTCAGATTGCTAAGGACTGTGGCCATAAAGCCACTGTAAAAGAGCTTAAGAAGGCTGAACGACTATATGGAAAGTTCTCAAAAGGGATGGGCGGCACAAATGAACCATGGGCTCTGACACTTCACGACTGGTctcatgaaaatgaaaatgcgCTAAGAAGTGCTTTCGAGTCTGCGTCAGATGGCATTATGGGAATAGAGGTGGTGTCCAGGGTGACATTTGTGTCTGTTCTTCAGGAACTTCATGTTCCTCTAGATGATGACCAAATTCACACTCTTCTGCTTGCTCTGGATAAGAGAAGAGAGggctttataaatataaatgacttTCTAAGAGGTCTCAAATATCTTCCAAAGATATATGTTATGGCATCTTATGGGCCTAAGAAGAAGAAGGCATCCAAGGCAGGAAAGGCCAAAAAGACTAAGTTCAATCCACCCATGCCCATTTGCACTGTCCCGCCTGATCTCATTCATCGGCGTGATGATGGTGGGCCACCGCATTTTATGATTGAAAGCTACCAGCATGCTACAGATACTCACAGATATGACCGGGACCATCGACCAGGACATCCTATTGAGGATGATACATCATGGTACATCGAAGAGCCCGAAAAGATATACATAAACATGAACTACTGTGCTAAAACAGGAGATATTGAATCTCTTagattagcactcagccaaaaGGTTCCAGTAGATGTGAAAGATCGCTTCTACAAGACACCACTCATGGCTGCATGTGCAAGTGGGAACTATGAAGTGGCAAAGTTTCTCCTCGATAATGG GGCTGACGTGAATGCATGCGATCAGTTCAGCTGGACTCCTCTGCACCATGCCTGTCATGCAGGACAGCTGGACATCATACAGTTGCTGGTGGAGGCGGGAGCTTCTGTGGACCCGCCCACCCTCAATGGAGCCACTCCTCTAATGAGAGCCATTGAGAGCTGTAGGCCGTCCTGTGTGGAGTACCTCATCAAAGCCGGGGCAAAGATCAATGCAGTAAATAAGACAG AGCAAAATTGCTTGGACGTTGCCCATGCTTATGCAGACTTCAGAGTGGTGGATTTGGTCCAGGCTAAGATTAATATGCAACCCAGACCTAAGGACAACAAGAAGCCACAGCATGTCAAAGTCCACCGCAAACCTACGCCAGCCTCAACCCCTGGCTCTACAAAAGAAAAG CAGGGAACCGTTCCCACTCCCACAGCCTCCTCAAACTCAGCAGTCAAGAAAGCAATGAAGAAAGACAGTGTTATCGTGCACAGCACTCAGATCACCAGCGGCAAGCTCAACAAATTGGACATCAGTTTTGTGCCAAGAACG ACGTGGCAAAATCAGCTGACCACCAGCGAGCTGATTGAGAAGAAGGCAAGGAGGAGGCAGCGTTTTAGTTTTGAGGTGGACTTTGATGACTTCAAGATGCCATTCAATAAAAACATTCAGAAGAAGTCCATGGAGTTTGACCTTACTGACTGA